One part of the Algibacter sp. L1A34 genome encodes these proteins:
- a CDS encoding tetratricopeptide repeat-containing sensor histidine kinase: protein MKVNKTSFLFFWFIVINTFCIVSHNLVSQNKRDSTLFYYKAITELKDVKSISKSFEFFKKKADQALLNNNTERAAYYLELIALGQLKMGFSYESEANSIKALKLLNKSNSKSKKDAEERLSNHLGMIYRRLEDFENARRYYNQALELNTKLEDKIAIITNIANTYADQKKYDKAIETLSKSYDDAVTLDNSEIKATYFDNFGFFSFKTKRSRALKEMEGALKMRLELQDLSGLFSSYRHLSLFFSEKGNKIKALYYADKVTELSNNIQAPAYQIEALALKLNLENNSDFHKYVALNKQVKSKSKLWENKFAAIKYNVALKEKLLEENQTKLLVSEFEKEKERTYKWLYLTLWILIVLLSILIFFTLNAKHRKDRVQEVYVTEKRISKRIHDEVANDVYQVMTKLQYEQVGENEVLLDELEHIYNKTRDISRESGTIDLETDFGVILNDLLLIYETEGLVIITRGLKDINWQTISKLKRTTIYRVLQELMTNMKKHSKATLVSVSFNKNKNVLEMNYADNGVGAELKRLNGLGNVETRIHALRGSVIFSTKIGEGFKVKAKI, encoded by the coding sequence ATGAAAGTCAATAAAACTTCATTCCTTTTTTTTTGGTTTATTGTTATAAATACGTTTTGTATTGTAAGCCATAATTTAGTATCACAAAATAAAAGGGATAGCACATTATTTTACTACAAAGCTATTACAGAATTAAAAGATGTAAAATCTATAAGTAAATCTTTTGAGTTTTTTAAAAAGAAAGCAGACCAAGCTTTGTTAAATAATAATACCGAAAGAGCGGCATATTATTTAGAGTTAATAGCATTAGGTCAATTGAAAATGGGTTTCTCTTACGAAAGTGAAGCCAATAGTATTAAAGCTTTAAAATTATTAAATAAAAGCAATTCGAAATCTAAAAAAGATGCTGAAGAAAGATTATCTAATCATTTAGGTATGATTTACAGAAGGCTTGAAGATTTTGAAAATGCACGCAGATATTATAACCAGGCCTTAGAATTAAATACAAAATTAGAAGATAAAATTGCGATTATCACCAACATTGCAAACACTTATGCAGATCAAAAAAAATACGATAAAGCCATAGAAACTTTGTCGAAATCTTATGATGACGCCGTTACTTTAGATAATTCAGAAATTAAAGCAACCTATTTTGATAATTTTGGTTTTTTTAGTTTTAAAACTAAACGCAGTCGAGCCTTAAAAGAAATGGAGGGCGCCTTAAAGATGAGGTTGGAACTTCAAGATTTATCTGGATTGTTTTCTAGTTATAGGCATTTATCTTTATTTTTTTCAGAAAAAGGAAACAAAATAAAAGCTCTTTATTATGCCGATAAGGTAACAGAGTTATCCAATAATATTCAAGCACCTGCTTATCAAATTGAGGCTTTAGCTTTAAAGTTGAATCTTGAAAATAATTCCGATTTCCATAAATATGTAGCATTAAATAAGCAAGTTAAAAGTAAGAGTAAGCTTTGGGAAAATAAGTTTGCAGCTATTAAATATAATGTTGCTTTAAAAGAAAAATTATTAGAAGAAAACCAAACCAAGCTATTAGTTAGTGAGTTTGAAAAAGAAAAGGAAAGAACCTATAAATGGTTATATCTAACTCTTTGGATTCTAATTGTTTTATTATCAATTTTAATTTTCTTTACATTAAATGCAAAACATAGAAAAGATAGAGTTCAGGAAGTTTATGTTACTGAAAAAAGAATTTCTAAAAGAATACATGATGAGGTTGCTAATGATGTATACCAAGTTATGACCAAGCTACAATACGAGCAGGTTGGAGAGAATGAAGTGTTACTAGACGAATTGGAGCATATCTATAATAAAACTCGAGATATATCGAGAGAGAGCGGTACTATCGATTTAGAGACTGACTTTGGTGTTATTTTAAATGACTTATTACTTATTTATGAAACTGAAGGTCTCGTAATTATTACAAGGGGTTTAAAAGATATTAATTGGCAAACGATCTCTAAATTAAAAAGAACTACTATTTACCGTGTGTTGCAAGAGCTTATGACGAATATGAAAAAGCATAGTAAGGCCACATTAGTATCGGTTTCATTTAATAAAAACAAAAATGTTTTAGAGATGAATTATGCTGATAACGGTGTCGGGGCCGAGCTAAAAAGACTAAATGGTCTTGGAAATGTGGAAACCCGTATTCATGCATTAAGAGGAAGTGTTATCTTTAGCACAAAAATAGGTGAAGGTTTTAAAGTTAAAGCAAAAATATAA
- a CDS encoding Hsp20/alpha crystallin family protein yields the protein MTTLMKRRKRRNGLSPLESQLLTPWNNNLVQPWGGRLFPSNLNNLSGIDDDFFEKDSLMPAMNVTEHKKDFEIEFAIPGFDKKDFEVSIEEDVLHVSGEKKLEEEQKEDDFSRKEFSYKSFKRSMMLPSSIDFDQEVKASYKNGILNLKLLKQQDVKEKQAPKKMIEVN from the coding sequence ATGACTACATTAATGAAACGTAGAAAAAGACGAAATGGATTATCTCCATTAGAAAGCCAATTATTAACCCCTTGGAACAACAATTTAGTACAGCCTTGGGGCGGTAGATTATTCCCATCTAATTTAAACAATCTGTCAGGGATAGATGATGATTTCTTTGAAAAAGATAGCTTAATGCCAGCAATGAACGTTACAGAGCATAAAAAAGATTTTGAAATTGAATTTGCTATTCCTGGATTCGATAAAAAAGATTTTGAAGTTTCAATTGAAGAAGATGTACTTCATGTTTCTGGTGAAAAAAAATTAGAAGAAGAGCAAAAAGAAGATGATTTTTCTCGTAAAGAATTTAGTTATAAATCTTTTAAACGATCAATGATGCTTCCATCGTCTATTGATTTTGATCAAGAAGTAAAAGCATCTTACAAAAATGGTATTTTAAATTTAAAATTATTGAAACAACAAGATGTTAAAGAGAAACAAGCTCCGAAAAAAATGATTGAGGTGAATTAA
- a CDS encoding MBL fold metallo-hydrolase RNA specificity domain-containing protein — translation MDKFVKVHFLGAAGVVTGSKFLLETSEQNILIDCGMFQGLKELRMLNWTNLSVDVKAIDVVLLTHGHLDHVGYLPRLLKQGFKGRIVGTAPTLAIAEIILRDSAKIHEEDAKEANKENYTKHKPALPFYTKVDAEKTIVLFKAEKPDNWIALTKNISYRFQYNGHIIGATFIELDIFGKRFVFSGDIGRVNDYLLEKPKKPELADYLFMESTYGNKLHPVENIEEILSEIIKETIHKKGNLIIPSFAVERLQTLMYLLWELYKKNKIPNIPIFIDSPMGNNVLEVFKRFPEWHKLSMEDYNAMCEHVNIIESYKDTWKTIDDKRSKIIIAGSGMVTGGRVLTYLQQLIDESSTTVLLVGYQAEGTRGRQLKEGAHEIRFRGKYYPVKAEIKCIDSLSAHGDQNDLLDWMSAIKNMPENVFLIHGEPNAADAFRVKIKDTYHWHVTIPKLTDVEKLVL, via the coding sequence ATGGATAAGTTTGTTAAAGTACATTTTTTAGGAGCAGCTGGCGTTGTTACCGGTTCTAAGTTTCTGTTAGAAACCTCGGAGCAAAATATATTGATAGATTGTGGTATGTTTCAAGGGCTAAAAGAATTACGAATGCTTAATTGGACAAATCTATCTGTAGATGTTAAAGCTATTGATGTGGTCTTGTTAACGCATGGCCATTTAGATCACGTTGGCTATCTGCCAAGGTTATTAAAACAAGGGTTTAAAGGCAGAATCGTAGGAACCGCACCTACTTTGGCTATAGCCGAAATTATATTAAGAGATAGCGCTAAAATACACGAAGAAGACGCCAAAGAAGCAAATAAAGAAAACTACACAAAACATAAACCTGCATTGCCTTTTTATACCAAGGTTGATGCCGAAAAAACCATAGTATTATTTAAAGCAGAAAAGCCAGATAATTGGATTGCGTTAACTAAAAATATATCATATCGTTTTCAATATAACGGCCATATTATTGGAGCTACTTTTATTGAACTGGATATTTTTGGAAAACGATTTGTGTTTTCTGGAGATATAGGTCGCGTAAATGATTATTTACTAGAAAAACCTAAAAAACCAGAACTTGCCGATTATTTATTTATGGAAAGTACTTATGGTAATAAACTACATCCGGTAGAAAACATAGAGGAAATTTTATCAGAAATTATTAAAGAAACTATTCATAAAAAAGGAAATTTAATCATCCCAAGTTTTGCTGTAGAACGTTTGCAAACACTTATGTATTTACTATGGGAACTTTACAAAAAGAATAAAATACCAAATATTCCAATTTTTATAGATAGCCCTATGGGGAATAATGTTTTAGAAGTTTTTAAACGTTTTCCTGAGTGGCATAAATTATCGATGGAAGATTATAATGCCATGTGTGAGCATGTAAATATTATAGAATCTTACAAGGATACCTGGAAAACTATAGACGATAAACGGTCTAAAATAATTATTGCAGGTAGCGGTATGGTAACTGGCGGTCGAGTGCTTACTTATTTGCAACAACTTATAGATGAGTCTTCTACAACGGTATTATTAGTGGGTTATCAAGCCGAAGGGACTCGAGGGCGACAATTAAAAGAAGGCGCTCATGAAATTCGCTTTCGTGGAAAATATTATCCTGTAAAAGCCGAAATTAAATGCATAGATAGTTTATCGGCACATGGCGACCAAAACGATTTGTTAGACTGGATGAGTGCTATAAAAAATATGCCTGAAAACGTGTTTTTAATTCACGGCGAACCTAATGCGGCAGATGCATTTCGTGTAAAAATAAAAGACACATACCATTGGCATGTTACAATTCCTAAGCTTACAGATGTAGAAAAATTAGTTTTGTAA